Proteins from a genomic interval of Microbacterium phyllosphaerae:
- a CDS encoding CsbD family protein produces the protein MGLDDKIKNAAQDLAGKAKEAAGKVTDNEKLEAEGRADQAKADVKKAGENVKDAFNS, from the coding sequence ATGGGACTCGATGACAAGATCAAGAACGCCGCTCAGGACCTCGCCGGCAAGGCGAAGGAGGCCGCCGGCAAGGTGACCGACAACGAGAAGCTGGAGGCGGAGGGCCGCGCCGACCAGGCGAAGGCCGACGTCAAGAAGGCCGGCGAGAACGTCAAGGACGCTTTCAACAGCTGA